A window from Citrus sinensis cultivar Valencia sweet orange chromosome 5, DVS_A1.0, whole genome shotgun sequence encodes these proteins:
- the LOC102616177 gene encoding uncharacterized protein LOC102616177 isoform X3, which translates to MDTSDKKQITVASVFKFEDSPVFNYISSLSLIEQIKSIRNDRSFNSVNFTSPSSLFASPKIGYRRESRFSRCSTQFPDILKPELPLHGKENKKSKGNSEAVQLSDDCTGKLDCVTPGSSARELRICNMGSSVLFPATSVTGVTWSRVQVKDPRFRVRASLDTNVSDMSVNAPKGLFLPEPEHYRGPKLKVAIIGAGLAGMSTAVDLLDQGHGVLLI; encoded by the exons ATGGACACTTCAGACAAGAAACAGATCACTGTCGCTTCCGTTTTCAAGTTTGAG GATTCTCCAGTCTTTAATTATATCAGCAGTCTTTCACTCATTGAACAAATCAAGTCCATACGCAATGATCGCTCATTCAACTCAGTGAATTTTACTTCgccttcttctttatttgctTCACCAAAGATCGGTTACCGTCGGGAGTCTAGATTTTCACGTTGCAG TACTCAATTCCCAGATATATTGAAGCCTGAGCTCCCTTTAcatggaaaagaaaacaagaaaagcaaAGGGAATTCAGAAGCTGTTCAACTGTCTGATGATTGCACTGGAAAACTGGATTGCGTTACTCCGGGGAGTTCAGCGAGAGAG CTCAGGATTTGCAATATGGGTTCTTCAGTTCTGTTTCCTGCAACTTCAGTTACTGGCGTTACATGGTCTCGGGTTCAAGTGAAGGATCCAAGATTCCGTGTACGGGCTTCTTTGGACACTAATGTTTCTGATATGAGCGTTAATG CTCCCAAGGGTTTGTTTCTACCAGAACCCGAACATTATAGAGGACCAAAGCTGAAAGTGGCTATTATTGGAGCTGGGCTTGCAGGCATGTCAACAGCAGTGGATTTGTTGGATCAAGGCCACGGGGTTTTGCTTATTTAG
- the LOC102616177 gene encoding uncharacterized protein LOC102616177 isoform X1 → MDTSDKKQITVASVFKFEDSPVFNYISSLSLIEQIKSIRNDRSFNSVNFTSPSSLFASPKIGYRRESRFSRCSTQFPDILKPELPLHGKENKKSKGNSEAVQLSDDCTGKLDCVTPGSSARELRICNMGSSVLFPATSVTGVTWSRVQVKDPRFRVRASLDTNVSDMSVNAPKGLFLPEPEHYRGPKLKVAIIGAGLAELDFGFLIGAPLHGIHAFLDPFGAAALQLHSCPEQVFCLQISLSFLPLLDSLLMYFAS, encoded by the exons ATGGACACTTCAGACAAGAAACAGATCACTGTCGCTTCCGTTTTCAAGTTTGAG GATTCTCCAGTCTTTAATTATATCAGCAGTCTTTCACTCATTGAACAAATCAAGTCCATACGCAATGATCGCTCATTCAACTCAGTGAATTTTACTTCgccttcttctttatttgctTCACCAAAGATCGGTTACCGTCGGGAGTCTAGATTTTCACGTTGCAG TACTCAATTCCCAGATATATTGAAGCCTGAGCTCCCTTTAcatggaaaagaaaacaagaaaagcaaAGGGAATTCAGAAGCTGTTCAACTGTCTGATGATTGCACTGGAAAACTGGATTGCGTTACTCCGGGGAGTTCAGCGAGAGAG CTCAGGATTTGCAATATGGGTTCTTCAGTTCTGTTTCCTGCAACTTCAGTTACTGGCGTTACATGGTCTCGGGTTCAAGTGAAGGATCCAAGATTCCGTGTACGGGCTTCTTTGGACACTAATGTTTCTGATATGAGCGTTAATG CTCCCAAGGGTTTGTTTCTACCAGAACCCGAACATTATAGAGGACCAAAGCTGAAAGTGGCTATTATTGGAGCTGGGCTTGCAG AACTTGATTTCGGGTTTCTGATTGGAGCTCCGTTACATGGGATTCACGCATTTTTGGACCCGTTTGGGGCAGCTGCGCTGCAACTGCACAGCTGCCCCGAACAGGTCTTTTGTCTACAAATCAGCTTAAG CTTCTTGCCTCTTTTGGATTCTCTTTTGATGTACTTTGCCTCGTAA
- the LOC102616177 gene encoding uncharacterized protein LOC102616177 isoform X4 has product MDTSDKKQITVASVFKFEDSPVFNYISSLSLIEQIKSIRNDRSFNSVNFTSPSSLFASPKIGYRRESRFSRCSTQFPDILKPELPLHGKENKKSKGNSEAVQLSDDCTGKLDCVTPGSSARELRICNMGSSVLFPATSVTGVTWSRVQVKDPRFRVRASLDTNVSDMSVNAPKGLFLPEPEHYRGPKLKVAIIGAGLADL; this is encoded by the exons ATGGACACTTCAGACAAGAAACAGATCACTGTCGCTTCCGTTTTCAAGTTTGAG GATTCTCCAGTCTTTAATTATATCAGCAGTCTTTCACTCATTGAACAAATCAAGTCCATACGCAATGATCGCTCATTCAACTCAGTGAATTTTACTTCgccttcttctttatttgctTCACCAAAGATCGGTTACCGTCGGGAGTCTAGATTTTCACGTTGCAG TACTCAATTCCCAGATATATTGAAGCCTGAGCTCCCTTTAcatggaaaagaaaacaagaaaagcaaAGGGAATTCAGAAGCTGTTCAACTGTCTGATGATTGCACTGGAAAACTGGATTGCGTTACTCCGGGGAGTTCAGCGAGAGAG CTCAGGATTTGCAATATGGGTTCTTCAGTTCTGTTTCCTGCAACTTCAGTTACTGGCGTTACATGGTCTCGGGTTCAAGTGAAGGATCCAAGATTCCGTGTACGGGCTTCTTTGGACACTAATGTTTCTGATATGAGCGTTAATG CTCCCAAGGGTTTGTTTCTACCAGAACCCGAACATTATAGAGGACCAAAGCTGAAAGTGGCTATTATTGGAGCTGGGCTTGCAG ACTTATGA
- the LOC102616177 gene encoding uncharacterized protein LOC102616177 isoform X2 has product MDTSDKKQITVASVFKFEDSPVFNYISSLSLIEQIKSIRNDRSFNSVNFTSPSSLFASPKIGYRRESRFSRCSTQFPDILKPELPLHGKENKKSKGNSEAVQLSDDCTGKLDCVTPGSSARELRICNMGSSVLFPATSVTGVTWSRVQVKDPRFRVRASLDTNVSDMSVNAPKGLFLPEPEHYRGPKLKVAIIGAGLAELDFGFLIGAPLHGIHAFLDPFGAAALQLHSCPEQVFCLQISLRLMIKQEMLLLLL; this is encoded by the exons ATGGACACTTCAGACAAGAAACAGATCACTGTCGCTTCCGTTTTCAAGTTTGAG GATTCTCCAGTCTTTAATTATATCAGCAGTCTTTCACTCATTGAACAAATCAAGTCCATACGCAATGATCGCTCATTCAACTCAGTGAATTTTACTTCgccttcttctttatttgctTCACCAAAGATCGGTTACCGTCGGGAGTCTAGATTTTCACGTTGCAG TACTCAATTCCCAGATATATTGAAGCCTGAGCTCCCTTTAcatggaaaagaaaacaagaaaagcaaAGGGAATTCAGAAGCTGTTCAACTGTCTGATGATTGCACTGGAAAACTGGATTGCGTTACTCCGGGGAGTTCAGCGAGAGAG CTCAGGATTTGCAATATGGGTTCTTCAGTTCTGTTTCCTGCAACTTCAGTTACTGGCGTTACATGGTCTCGGGTTCAAGTGAAGGATCCAAGATTCCGTGTACGGGCTTCTTTGGACACTAATGTTTCTGATATGAGCGTTAATG CTCCCAAGGGTTTGTTTCTACCAGAACCCGAACATTATAGAGGACCAAAGCTGAAAGTGGCTATTATTGGAGCTGGGCTTGCAG AACTTGATTTCGGGTTTCTGATTGGAGCTCCGTTACATGGGATTCACGCATTTTTGGACCCGTTTGGGGCAGCTGCGCTGCAACTGCACAGCTGCCCCGAACAGGTCTTTTGTCTACAAATCAGCTTAAG ACTTATGATAAAGCAAGAAATGCTCTTGCTCTTGCTCTGA
- the LOC102628023 gene encoding LOW QUALITY PROTEIN: uncharacterized protein LOC102628023 (The sequence of the model RefSeq protein was modified relative to this genomic sequence to represent the inferred CDS: deleted 1 base in 1 codon) → MAEIILTIVVEVVKCLAPPAYRQISYLRESKYTSILDNLKTEVDNLKSEKVSIEHRVTEAKTKGEAIEENVENWLEGANDVIVKADKFTDDEAIENKRCFKGLIPNLKTRRRLSKEAERQKEAVVKVLDARRFDRISYRTAPEDIRLIPNKDYEPFESRMSTLRSILSALEDRDVNMLGIYGMGGIGKTTLAEEVARKVKSDKLFDQVVFVEVSQNQDIRKIQGVIADKLGLKLHEESDEGRAGRLCEGIKAEKKILIVLDNIWENLDLRVVGIPHGDGCKVLLTARSLNVLSEKMDCRTNFPVGVLNEEEAWSLFKKMAGDYVEGSELEEAARNVAEECAGLPVSIVTVARALRNKGIREWKDALEQLRRPSSSNFKHVQPDAYKAIKLSYDKLVGEELKNIFLLIGYTAIASIDELLMCGMGLSLFQGVNKMEAARNRVHTLVRTLKASCMLLDHISQKKELFSMHDVVRDVAISIASTERNVFTATNEQVDGCREWSDGSAIKHCTSIVIHDIKPNLLPKVLECPQLELLFISDDPPWEYSRVTIPDNFFKSMIEVRVVNLTYIRSLPPSLGLLSNLRTLSLCRCSLPDISVVGDLKKLEILCLRGSYIKKLPVEVGELTWLKLLDLRDCFALKVIPPNILSKLSHLEELYIGGRSFDKWEVEVEGVKNASLEELKHLPNLTSLELHVYDVGTLPRGLLLEKLERYSIHIIRIGDDEDEDEDEGWEYWESTGIWCREFRLELNDKIRLRDSLIVQLQRIEDLELRRLQEQDVDYFRNELVKVGSSHLKRLRMRGSRLALSPAESERQEESANDLQSHEIILEDNVQISNTLFPEKVALPELEKLELVSINVERIWPSQVTVMSCGNQNLTRLILHGCMNLRCLFSSSTVSSFVRLQSIEISKCPVLEELIVVDNQEERKKNIVMFPQLQYLEMSDLEKITSFCTGDLDILEFPSLKELRIYACPEFMARYKRTTNILTERRQQESANDLQSHEIILEDNVQISNTLFTGKVALPELEKLELVSINVERIWPSQVTVMSCGNQNLTRLILHGCMNLRCLFSSSTVSSFVRLQSIEISKCPVLEELIVVDNQEERKKNIVIFPQLQYLGMSDLEKFTSFCTGDLDILEFPSLKELWIYACPEFMARYKRTTSIFTERVRLPELEKLMLYSINVGRIWLSPVTVMSCGIQNLTRLTLHGCMNLRCIFSSSTVSSFVRLQHIMIVKCPVLEELIVVDNQEERKKNIVMFPQLQYLKMSDLEKITSFCTGDLDILEFPSLKELWISACPEFMARYKRTTSIFTERVFPNLEELKVDAKHVVTNKYLFSEDLLCKLKYIFVELDDERTILWLGDFLQRLHTMKLLQIGGLDAWLPEEKVENGMRVEIIEAKYQLEHILIEESSVTNNLVILRVEGCDRLVNLVPSSTSFQNLTNLVVSRCNNLKIVITSSVAKTLVRLRYMEIASCDKIKEIVLGDDVVAQDEVITFRELKELKLLLLESLTSFCSGNCAFNFPSLERLVVDDCPDMKIFSEGKLSTPKLHKVERRGEACWDWKDDLNTTIRKYASFHRMVAGVWSDDSGLQLEATTWFRNLLSIERSPQIDEVIQSGVVPRFVEFLMRIDYPQLHFQAAWALTNIASGTSENTKVVIDDGAVPIFVKLLASPSEDVREQAVWAMGNIAGDSLGCRNLVLREEALIPVLEQLKDHTKLSMLRTATWTLSNLCRGMPQPPFDQVRPALPALAQLIRSNDEEVLTYACWTLAYLADGTNDKIQAVIEAGVCPRLVELLGHSSSSVLAPALGTVGNIVTGDDFQTQYIINCGALPYFLDILVHNHEEIIKKKISWIISNITAGNREQIQAVIDSGLIGPIVNLLQNAEFDTKKEAAWAISNASSRGTHDQIKYLVRTGCIKPLCDLLQCADPKIVTVCLEGLENILKVGVAEMNTGTAVGDFNQYAQLVEEAEGLEKIENLRSRDVNGISEKAVKILETYWSSRVLEEDDDTKEEDAKGRDN, encoded by the exons atggctgaaatCATTCTTACTATTGTTGTAGAAGTTGTGAAGTGCTTGGCTCCTCCCGCATATCGCCAAATTAGCTATTTGCGTGAGAGTAAGTACACGAGCATCTTAGACAATCTCAAGACTGAAGTTGACAATCTGAAGTCTGAGAAGGTTAGTATAGAGCACCGGGTTACTGAGGCTAAAACAAAAGGGGAAGCGATTGAAGAGAACGTTGAGAATTGGCTCGAAGGGGCAAATGATGTCATTGTTAAGGCAGATAAATTTACAGACGATGAAGCCATTGAAAATAAGCGTTGTTTCAAGGGGTTAATACCTAATTTGAAGACCCGCCGTCGACTTAGCAAGGAAGCAGAGAGGCAGAAGGAGGCTGTTGTCAAAGTCCTGGACGCTAGAAGATTTGATAGAATTTCCTACCGTACTGCTCCAGAGGATATTCGGCTTATCCCTAACAAAGACTACGAGCCCTTTGAATCAAGAATGTCCACTTTGAGGAGTATACTCAGTGCACTAGAAGATCGCGATGTCAACATGCTTGGGATTTATGGAATGGGCGGAATCGGAAAGACGACGCTGGCCGAAGAAGTTGCTAGGAAAGTCAAGAGTGACAAACTCTTTGATCAGGTGGTTTTTGTTGAGGTGTCTCAGAATCAAGACATACGAAAGATTCAAGGAGTAATCGCAGATAAATTAGGCCTGAAGTTGCATGAGGAAAGTGATGAAGGAAGGGCAGGCAGGTTATGTGAAGGTATAAAAGCAGAGAAGAAGATCCTGATAGTTTTAGACAACATTTGGGAAAATCTTGATTTGCGGGTTGTCGGAATTCCTCACGGAGATGGTTGTAAAGTATTGTTGACGGCCAGAAGTCTAAATGTATTGTCTGAGAAGATGGATTGTCGAACAAATTTCCCAGTTGGTGTTTTAAACGAAGAAGAAGCTTGGAGTCTATTCAAGAAGATGGCAGGTGATTATGTTGAAGGTAGTGAATTGGAAGAGGCGGCAAGGAATGTGGCAGAGGAATGTGCAGGTCTACCAGTTTCCATTGTGACGGTTGCAAGGGCATTAAGGAACAAGGGCATACGTGAATGGAAGGATGCATTGGAACAGCTAAGAAGGCCTTCTTCATCGAATTTTAAGCATGTACAGCCAGATGCATATAAAGCCATAAAGTTGAGTTACGACAAATTGGTAGGGGAGGAGCTGAAGAACATCTTTTTGCTAATAGGATATACAGCCATAGCATCTATTGACGAACTGTTAATGTGTGGTATGGGATTGAGTTTATTTCAAGGTGTGAATAAGATGGAAGCAGCACGAAATCGAGTACATACATTGGTGCGCACACTCAAAGCTTCTTGTATGTTGCTTGACCATATAAGCCAGAAGAAAGAGTTGTTTTCTATGCATGATGTAGTTCGCGATGTCGCCATATCAATTGCATCTACTGAACGAAATGTGTTTACTGCTACAAATGAGCAGGTTGATGGTTGCAGGGAATGGTCAGACGGAAGTGCAATAAAGCATTGCACTTCAATCGTCATACATGATATCAAGCCTAATTTGCTTCCTAAAGTACTGGAATGTCCTCAGCTCGAACTTCTTTTTATAAGTGATGATCCTCCTTGGGAATATTCACGAGTAACAATTCCAGACAACTTTTTCAAGAGCATGATCGAGGTCAGAGTTGTAAACTTGACTTACATACGGTCACTGCCTCCATCACTTGGTCTCCTGTCAAACCTTCGAACACTGAGTTTGTGTCGCTGCAGTTTGCCTGATATAAGTGTTGTAGGAGACTTGAAGAAACTAGAAATCCTTTGCTTAAGAGGTTCTTATATTAAGAAGTTGCCGGTAGAAGTAGGTGAATTGACTTGGCTAAAGTTGCTTGATTTGAGAGATTGTTTTGCACTAAAAGTTATTCCACCAAATATACTGTCAAAATTATCCCATTTAGAAGAACTATATATAGGTGGTAGAAGTTTTGATAAATGGGAGGTGGAGGTGGAAGGGGTTAAGAATGCAAGCCTTGAGGAGTTGAAGCATTTACCCAACTTGACCTCTTTGGAATTACACGTCTATGACGTCGGCACTCTGCCCAGAGGCCTGCTCTTGGAGAAGCTGGAAAGGTACAGCATACATATCATCCGCATTGGagatgatgaggatgaggatgaggatgagggTTGGGAATATTGGGAGAGCACTGGCATTTGGTGTCGTGAATTCAGACTCGAGCTAAATGACAAGATTCGGTTGAGGGATTCGCTGATCGTGCAACTGCAGAGAATTGAAGACCTTGAATTACGTAGATTGCAAGAGCAAGATGTCGATTATTTTCGTAACGAGTTAGTCAAAGTAGGCTCTTCCCATCTCAAGCGTCTCCGTATGAGGGGTTCACGCCTCGCCCTCAGTCCGGCAGAGTCAGAG AGACAAGAGGAATCAGCTAATGATTTGCAGTCACATGAAATCATTTTGGAGGACAATGTCCAAATTTCTAATACGCTTTTCCCTGAGAAG GTTGCATTACCAGAGTTAGAGAAGTTGGAGTTGGTGTCAATAAATGTTGAGAGGATTTGGCCGAGCCAAGTTACAGTCATGTCTTGTGGTAATCAGAATTTAACACGCTTGATCCTGCACGGATGTATGAATTTAAGATGTCTATTTTCATCTTCTACTGTTAGTAGCTTTGTTCGACTCCAAAGCATTGAGATAAGTAAATGTCCTGTCCTGGAAGAGTTAATAGTCGTggacaaccaagaagaaaggaagaaaaatattgtaatgttTCCTCAGTTGCAATATCTGGAGATGTCTGATCTTGAAAAGATCACAAGCTTCTGCACTGGAGATCTTGATATTCTTGAATTTCCATCCTTGAAAGAATTACGGATATATGCATGTCCTGAATTCATGGCGAGATACAAAAGAACTACTAATATCTTGACGGAAAGG AGACAACAGGAATCAGCTAATGATTTGCAGTCACATGAAATCATTTTGGAGGACAATGTCCAAATTTCTAATACGCTTTTCACTGGGAAG GTTGCATTACCAGAGTTAGAGAAGTTGGAGTTGGTGTCAATAAATGTTGAGAGGATTTGGCCGAGCCAAGTTACAGTCATGTCTTGTGGTAATCAGAATTTAACACGCTTGATCCTGCACGGATGTATGAATTTAAGATGTCTATTTTCATCTTCTACTGTTAGTAGCTTTGTTCGACTCCAAAGCATTGAGATAAGTAAATGTCCTGTCCTGGAAGAGTTAATAGTCGTggacaaccaagaagaaaggaagaaaaatattgtaatatttcCTCAGTTGCAATATCTGGGGATGTCTGATCTTGAAAAGTTCACAAGCTTCTGCACTGGAGATCTTGATATTCTTGAATTTCCATCCTTGAAAGAATTATGGATATATGCATGTCCTGAATTCATGGCGAGATACAAAAGAACTACTAGTATCTTCACGGAAAGG GTTCGGTTACCAGAGTTAGAGAAGTTGATGTTGTATTCAATAAATGTTGGGAGGATTTGGCTGAGCCCAGTTACAGTCATGTCTTGTGGTATTCAGAATTTAACGCGCTTGACCCTGCACGGATGTATGAATTTAAGATGTATATTTTCATCTTCTACAGTTAGTAGCTTTGTTCGACTCCAACACATTATGATAGTCAAATGTCCTGTCCTGGAAGAGTTAATAGTCGTggacaaccaagaagaaaggaagaaaaatattgtaatgttTCCTCAGTTGCAATATCTGAAGATGTCTGATCTTGAAAAGATCACAAGCTTCTGCACTGGAGATCTTGATATTCTTGAATTTCCATCCTTGAAAGAATTATGGATATCTGCATGTCCTGAATTCATGGCGAGATACAAAAGAACTACTAGTATCTTCACGGAAAGG GTATTCCCTAATTTGGAAGAGTTGAAAGTTGATGCAAAGCACGTagtaacaaataaatatctattttCTGAAGACTTGCTTTGCaaactaaaatatatttttgtggaGTTGGATGATGAGCGGACTATTTTATGGCTTGGTGACTTCCTCCAGAGACTTCACACAATGAAACTCCTCCAAATAGGAGGACTTGATGCTTGGTTGCCGGAAGAGAAAGTTGAAAATGGGATGAGGGTAGAAATAATAGAAGCAAAATATCAACTGGAGCACATTTTGATAGAGGAGTCCTCTGTTACGAACAACTTGGTTATTCTACGTGTAGAGGGGTGTGACCGTTTGGTCAATCTAGTGCCATCGTCGACATCCTTTCAGAATCTTACAAATCTGGTGGTATCGCGTTGCAACAACTTGAAAATCGTAATAACATCCTCAGTTGCAAAGACTCTGGTGAGACTTAGATATATGGAGATAGCATCATGCgataagataaaagaaatagtaCTGGGGGATGATGTTGTAGCACAAGATGAGGTTATTACTTTCAGAGAATTGAAGGAGTTGAAGCTTTTACTCTTAGAAAGTCTGACAAGCTTCTGCTCTGGCAATTGTGCTTTCAATTTCCCATCTTTGGAAAGATTAGTGGTGGATGATTGCCCCGATATGAAGATTTTCTCTGAAGGAAAATTAAGTACACCCAAATTACACAAAGTGGAGCGGCGGGGTGAAGCATGTTGGGATTGGAAGGACGACCTTAACACAACCATACGAAAG TACGCGAGTTTTCACAGGATGGTTGCTGGGGTTTGGTCAGATGACAGCGGCTTGCAGCTGGAAGCAACTACTTGGTTCCGAAATCTACTTTCGATTGAGAGGAGTCCACAAATTGATGAAGTCATACAATCTGGCGTTGTCCCGCGCTTTGTTGAGTTTCTTATGAGGATAGACTATCCGCAACTTCATTTTCAGGCTGCTTGGGCTCTTACAAACATTGCTTCTGGAACTTCAGAGAACACTAAGGTGGTGATTGACGACGGTGCTGTTCCAATATTTGTGAAACTACTTGCTTCTCCAAGTGAGGATGTCCGCGAGCAGGCTGTTTGGGCAATGGGAAATATTGCTGGTGACTCACTTGGTTGCCGTAATCTTGTGCTTCGCGAAGAAGCTTTGATTCCAGTGCTGGAGCAATTAAAGGACCACACTAAGCTTTCAATGCTGAGAACTGCCACATGGACATTGTCTAATTTATGCAGGGGCATGCCACAGCCACCATTTGATCAGGTAAGGCCAGCTCTCCCGGCGCTTGCACAGCTTATTCGTTCAAACGATGAAGAGGTCTTGACATATGCCTGTTGGACACTCGCGTATCTTGCTGATGGTACGAATGACAAAATTCAAGCTGTGATCGAGGCAGGTGTCTGTCCACGACTTGTTGAGCTCCTTGGTCACTCATCATCCTCAGTGCTTGCCCCTGCCCTGGGGACTGTTGGAAATATTGTGACGGGAGATGATTTCCAGACTCAGTATATAATTAACTGTGGTGCACTGCCATACTTTTTGGACATTTTAGTCCATAATCATGAAGAGATCATCAAGAAGAAGATTAGCTGgattatttcaaatattacaGCTGGAAACAGGGAGCAGATTCAGGCGGTAATTGATTCCGGCTTAATTGGTCCCATTGTCAATCTACTTCAAAATGCTGAATTTGATACAAAGAAGGAGGCTGCTTGGGCAATTTCGAATGCCAGCTCGCGTGGCACTCATGATCAAATCAAGTACCTCGTGAGAACGGGGTGTATAAAACCATTGTGTGATCTCCTTCAATGTGCTGATCCAAAGATCGTCACTGTTTGCTTAGAAGGATTAGAGAACATTTTGAAGGTCGGGGTAGCTGAAATGAATACGGGTACCGCCGTTGGAGATTTTAATCAATATGCCCAGTTGGTTGAGGAGGCTGAGGGATTAGAAAAGATTGAAAATCTACGAAGTCGTGACGTCAACGGGATCTCTGAGAAGGCAGTAAAGATTCTCGAGACATACTGGTCTAGCCGTGTG TTGGAAGAGGACGATGATACAAAGGAGGAAGATGCAAAAGGCAGAGACAACTAG